CGCCCGGCCGCCCCGGCGGAAGCCGGTCAGCCGGCCCGGCGTACGGGCCTGGCGCAGGAGGTCGACGAGCGGGGCTCCGGAGGCGGACCAGGCTGCCACGACGGAGTCGTCGAGGAAGTCGGGAAGCATGCCATCCGTCACGCTTTGCGATTGCATGATGACGTATCGTAGCGGTCCGTGCGATCTTCAGGTCCTGTGCGATCTTCCGCCCGTCCGCCCGTCGGATCATCTCCCCGGCCTTCCGGGGGAGTTCCCCTCTCGGTGCTCGACCGGCTCTCCCTCGACGTGGCGGCGCTCCACGCCACGGACTCCGCGCTCCACCTCGGCGCGCTCATCACCCTGGAGGGTGAACCACCCTCCAGGGGAGAGGTGTCGGAGCAGCTGAGCCGGCGCGCCGCCCGACTTCCCGAGCTCGCCCACCGGTTGGCCGGACGCCCCGGGCGGCCGCGCTGGGAGCCCGACCCCCGCTTCGACCCCGACCGTCACGTGTACGAGCTGCCCGGCTCCGCCGACCCGGCCGCCGTCCTCGCCGAACTCCTGCGACAACCCCTCCCGCGCGACCGGCCGTTGTGGGGGATCTGGCTCGTCCGCCGGGTCGGCGGCGGATACGGGCTCGGCTACCGCGCCCACCACGCCTTCCAGGACGGCGCCGCCGCCGTCGCGACGCTGGAGCGGCTCCTCGGCCCCGAAGAGGCGCCGCGCCCCCGGGTCCTCTCCTTCCGGCCGCCCCGGCCCGTGTCCTGGGCCGCCGTCCTGCCCGAACTCCGGCCACCGCGCCGCACCACCTGGTGGCCGGCCCTCGACACCCCGCCCTCCCAGGCCTACGCCGCGACCCTCGCCGACGTCGACACGGCCCGGCTCCACGCGCTCGGGCGCCTGACCGGCGCCACCGTCCCGCAGCTCTGCCTGGCCCTCGCCACCGAGGCGCTGCGCGCCTGGCACCCGCACGACTGGGAACCCGGCGGCCCCGGCCACGGCCTCGGGCTGCGCGCCAACCTCGCGATCGGCGTCCGCGGCCCCGGCGACCCCCTGCCCCTGCTCGGCAACCGCGTCGCCGTCGCCGGGGTCGACCTGCCCTGCGGCGAACCCGACCCCCTCCGGCGCCTCGACCGCGTCGGGCGGGCACTCGACTACCCGCGGCTCGCCCGGCTGGCCGACGCCCACCGGGTGATCCTGCGCCGACTCCCGTACCGCGTCGGCC
The sequence above is a segment of the Streptomyces sp. NBC_01255 genome. Coding sequences within it:
- a CDS encoding wax ester/triacylglycerol synthase domain-containing protein, which gives rise to MLDRLSLDVAALHATDSALHLGALITLEGEPPSRGEVSEQLSRRAARLPELAHRLAGRPGRPRWEPDPRFDPDRHVYELPGSADPAAVLAELLRQPLPRDRPLWGIWLVRRVGGGYGLGYRAHHAFQDGAAAVATLERLLGPEEAPRPRVLSFRPPRPVSWAAVLPELRPPRRTTWWPALDTPPSQAYAATLADVDTARLHALGRLTGATVPQLCLALATEALRAWHPHDWEPGGPGHGLGLRANLAIGVRGPGDPLPLLGNRVAVAGVDLPCGEPDPLRRLDRVGRALDYPRLARLADAHRVILRRLPYRVGRLALTRSVDARYTPVGVADLRIRRPLGFAGVPASGVYALPVMVPGQPLFVSWVTHRRRLHVTFTTDSALAGADRLPEAWHTALAALERRVADGEFAQEPTVTGMR